One genomic window of Arthrobacter sp. KBS0703 includes the following:
- a CDS encoding response regulator transcription factor, with protein MNDDGRIRVLLVDDQPLLRMGFRLILEGEDDLEVVGEASDGAEAIARVRELTPDVVLMDVRMPVLDGIEATRAIAGSGACSRIIILTTFDLDEYAFAGLQAGASAFLLKDVAPADLVRAVRVVASGDAVVAPRITRRLLETYVRGNGVPADAPSASPGHRDPLLEDLTPRETEMLEAMSEGLSNAEIAHRYFLSEATVKTHVRRILTKLHLRDRVQAVVYAYETGLVTPSNPDY; from the coding sequence ATGAACGACGACGGACGCATCCGGGTTCTGCTGGTGGATGACCAGCCGCTGCTTCGAATGGGCTTTCGCCTGATTCTTGAGGGGGAAGACGACCTCGAGGTGGTCGGCGAGGCGTCCGACGGAGCGGAGGCGATTGCCCGGGTGCGCGAGCTCACCCCGGACGTGGTCCTCATGGACGTCCGGATGCCGGTCCTCGACGGCATCGAGGCGACCCGCGCCATCGCGGGCTCGGGCGCCTGCTCGCGGATCATCATCCTGACCACCTTCGACCTCGATGAATACGCCTTCGCCGGCCTGCAGGCAGGAGCGTCGGCCTTCCTGCTCAAGGATGTGGCGCCCGCCGACCTGGTCCGGGCCGTCAGGGTGGTGGCGAGCGGCGACGCCGTCGTGGCCCCCCGCATCACCCGGCGCCTGCTGGAAACGTACGTCCGGGGCAACGGGGTGCCCGCAGATGCGCCCTCCGCTTCGCCGGGCCACCGTGATCCGCTGCTCGAGGACCTCACGCCGCGGGAGACCGAAATGCTGGAGGCGATGTCCGAGGGTCTGTCCAACGCGGAGATCGCGCACAGGTACTTCCTTTCAGAAGCCACGGTGAAGACCCATGTGCGGCGGATCCTCACCAAGCTGCACCTCCGCGACCGGGTGCAGGCCGTGGTTTATGCCTACGAGACCGGCCTCGTGACACCGAGCAACCCGGATTACTGA
- a CDS encoding intradiol ring-cleavage dioxygenase, with the protein MTPSPRTPGRQDAPHEPHPNHDRGLEFDLSTLMTRRSLGMFFGAGTAAAALAACTPGGSSGSAATTGTSSASAGSTAVSYTHLDVYKRQAPAASASSSAAASPTVTRAIAECSVEIPQETAGPYPGDVSNGPNALEASGVVRQDITSSFGTSTTKVDGVPLTVTLTLLDNANGCVPLAGAAVYAWHCDRDGKYSLYDSGLENENYLRGVQEADANGQVTFKTIYPGAYNGRWPHMHFEVFQSMNNATAAGQVLAVSQIALTDAACREVYASAGYETSARNFPNTTLKSDNVFGDDGGIYQLAAMSGSVSAGYTAGLNVTV; encoded by the coding sequence ATGACTCCTTCACCCCGCACCCCCGGCCGGCAGGACGCTCCGCATGAGCCCCACCCCAACCACGACCGCGGCCTCGAGTTCGACCTCTCCACGCTGATGACCCGCCGGTCCCTGGGGATGTTCTTTGGGGCAGGCACGGCGGCAGCTGCGCTGGCGGCGTGCACACCGGGCGGTTCCTCCGGTTCCGCAGCCACCACCGGAACGTCGTCCGCGTCCGCCGGATCCACAGCTGTCTCTTATACACATCTAGATGTGTATAAGAGACAGGCGCCGGCGGCCTCCGCGTCGTCCTCCGCCGCCGCGTCCCCCACGGTGACCCGGGCGATCGCCGAGTGCAGCGTGGAGATCCCGCAGGAGACAGCCGGGCCCTACCCGGGCGACGTGTCCAACGGGCCGAATGCACTCGAGGCGTCCGGCGTGGTGCGGCAGGACATCACCTCCAGCTTCGGGACGTCGACCACGAAGGTCGACGGCGTGCCGCTCACCGTCACGCTGACGCTGCTCGACAACGCCAACGGCTGTGTTCCGCTGGCTGGCGCCGCCGTCTACGCCTGGCACTGTGACCGGGACGGAAAGTACTCCCTGTACGATTCCGGGCTGGAAAACGAGAACTACCTCCGCGGCGTGCAGGAGGCAGACGCCAACGGCCAGGTCACGTTCAAGACCATCTACCCGGGTGCCTACAACGGCCGCTGGCCGCACATGCACTTCGAAGTCTTCCAATCCATGAACAACGCCACGGCGGCCGGGCAGGTGCTCGCGGTCTCGCAGATCGCGCTGACCGACGCTGCCTGCAGGGAGGTCTACGCCTCTGCCGGCTATGAGACCAGCGCCCGGAATTTCCCCAACACCACGCTGAAGTCGGACAACGTCTTCGGCGACGACGGCGGCATCTACCAGCTGGCCGCCATGTCCGGTTCCGTCTCGGCCGGCTACACGGCGGGCCTGAACGTCACCGTCTAG
- a CDS encoding M18 family aminopeptidase has protein sequence MPLHTSAADHIRDLGDYVSAAPSSFHAAHEGARRLEAAGFTGLDELQAWDAAAGKYYVIRDGALIAWVTPEGAGPTTGFNILGAHTDSPSFKLKPKPTTGRFGWLQAGVEVYGGPLLNSWLDRELQLAGRLVMLDGTQHLTATGPLLRFPQLAIHLDRAVNDGLTLDKQQHMNPVFGLGDPAGEDLLALLAERVSGNGAGPGRGAAGGGAPVDPEQIGGYDVVIADTQPPAVFGAKSEFFASGRLDNLSATHAGLAALIAHADANGQSPAVSTGSTSGSGPAPIAVLAAFDHEEIGSASRSGACGPVLEDVLVRISDGLGASASQRRQAFAASFCVSADAGHAVHPNYPERHDPVNRPVLNGGPLLKINANQRYATDAAGAALWARLCGEAGVPYQEFVSNNVMPCGSTIGPLTATRLGIRTVDVGVPLLSMHSARELCGVEDPHRLARVTELFFGMPAEP, from the coding sequence ATGCCTCTCCACACCTCTGCCGCAGACCACATCCGGGACCTCGGCGACTATGTCAGCGCCGCGCCGTCGAGCTTTCACGCCGCTCACGAAGGTGCCCGGCGGCTGGAGGCGGCCGGTTTCACCGGCCTGGATGAGCTGCAGGCCTGGGATGCTGCCGCGGGCAAGTATTATGTGATCCGCGACGGCGCCCTGATCGCGTGGGTGACGCCGGAGGGCGCGGGCCCCACCACGGGCTTCAACATCCTCGGCGCGCACACCGATTCGCCGTCCTTCAAACTCAAGCCCAAACCCACCACGGGCAGGTTCGGGTGGCTGCAGGCCGGCGTGGAAGTCTACGGCGGGCCCCTGCTGAACTCCTGGCTGGACCGCGAACTGCAGCTCGCCGGGCGCCTCGTCATGCTCGACGGCACCCAGCACCTCACCGCCACCGGCCCGCTGCTGCGCTTTCCGCAACTGGCCATCCACCTGGACCGGGCTGTAAACGACGGACTCACCCTGGACAAGCAGCAGCACATGAACCCGGTGTTCGGGCTCGGCGATCCGGCCGGCGAGGACCTCCTCGCGCTGCTGGCCGAGCGGGTGTCAGGCAACGGCGCCGGTCCGGGCCGCGGCGCCGCAGGGGGCGGGGCGCCGGTTGATCCGGAACAGATCGGCGGGTACGACGTCGTCATTGCAGACACGCAGCCACCCGCGGTTTTCGGGGCGAAGAGCGAGTTTTTCGCCTCCGGGCGGTTGGACAACCTTTCGGCCACGCATGCCGGACTGGCGGCGCTGATTGCGCATGCGGATGCGAATGGCCAGAGCCCGGCGGTTTCAACAGGCTCAACCAGCGGGTCCGGACCGGCGCCGATCGCCGTGCTGGCGGCCTTCGACCATGAGGAAATCGGGTCGGCCTCGCGCTCGGGGGCGTGCGGGCCCGTGCTCGAAGACGTCCTGGTCCGCATCTCGGACGGACTGGGTGCGTCGGCGAGCCAGCGGCGGCAGGCGTTTGCGGCGTCGTTCTGTGTCTCTGCCGACGCGGGCCACGCCGTCCATCCCAACTATCCTGAGCGGCACGACCCCGTTAACCGGCCCGTTCTCAATGGCGGCCCGCTGCTGAAAATCAATGCCAACCAGCGGTATGCCACCGACGCCGCGGGCGCCGCACTCTGGGCCCGGCTGTGCGGCGAGGCCGGCGTCCCCTACCAGGAGTTCGTCTCCAACAACGTGATGCCCTGCGGCTCCACCATCGGGCCGCTGACCGCGACCCGGCTGGGCATCCGGACCGTGGACGTGGGCGTGCCCCTGCTCTCCATGCACTCGGCAAGGGAGCTTTGCGGGGTGGAGGATCCGCACCGCCTCGCCCGCGTCACGGAACTGTTCTTCGGCATGCCCGCGGAGCCGTAA
- a CDS encoding amino acid permease — translation MHADQQLSKSLKPRHLSMIAIAGVIGAGLFVGSGAAIQQAGPGILLAYMAAGIVVILVMRMLGEMAAANPETGSFSTYADKALGRWAGFSIGWLYAWFWIIVLGIEATAGAAIMHRWVPGIDQWVWALVLMVLLTLTNLGSVKSYGEFEFWFASIKVTAIVLFLIFGIAAILGLIPGVPAPGISNLIENGGFLPNGPGAVLAGILVVVFSFFGAEIATIAAGESENPVDAVKKAVKSTVWRILVFYIGSIAIVVTLLPWNSATVAKSPYVAVIELFGIPGAGTIMDIVVLTSVLSCLNSGLYTASRMLFSLSRRGDAPKSWMKISKRGVPAAAVLASTVVGFITVGLNYIAPDTVFLFLVNTSGAIALFVWLVIAASQLILRRRMGAAAKDLELKMWLFPYLTWLSIGSIVALIIGMMILDSTRESLLLSIALAAVVVGIGLWRYRRGGTEAVPAGTGAPAATAAPEVEGVGAGTGPAS, via the coding sequence ATGCACGCTGACCAGCAACTCTCAAAATCCCTGAAACCCCGGCACCTGTCCATGATCGCCATCGCGGGCGTCATCGGCGCCGGGCTGTTTGTGGGTTCCGGCGCCGCAATCCAGCAGGCAGGTCCGGGCATCCTGCTGGCATACATGGCCGCGGGGATCGTGGTCATCCTGGTGATGCGGATGCTGGGCGAAATGGCCGCCGCCAATCCCGAGACCGGGTCCTTCTCCACCTACGCGGACAAGGCACTGGGGCGCTGGGCGGGCTTCAGCATCGGCTGGCTCTATGCGTGGTTCTGGATCATCGTGCTGGGCATCGAGGCCACCGCCGGCGCGGCCATCATGCACCGCTGGGTGCCGGGCATCGACCAGTGGGTCTGGGCCCTGGTGCTCATGGTGCTGCTGACCCTGACCAACCTCGGCTCGGTGAAGTCCTACGGTGAATTCGAGTTCTGGTTCGCTTCCATCAAGGTCACCGCGATCGTCCTGTTCCTCATTTTCGGCATTGCGGCGATCCTGGGCCTGATCCCGGGGGTTCCGGCCCCCGGCATCAGCAACCTGATCGAGAACGGCGGCTTCCTGCCGAACGGCCCGGGAGCCGTGCTGGCGGGAATCCTCGTGGTGGTCTTTTCCTTCTTCGGAGCCGAGATCGCCACCATCGCCGCCGGCGAATCGGAAAACCCCGTGGACGCCGTGAAGAAGGCCGTGAAATCCACCGTCTGGCGCATCCTGGTTTTCTACATCGGTTCCATTGCCATCGTGGTCACCCTGCTGCCGTGGAATTCCGCCACCGTCGCCAAGAGCCCGTATGTCGCCGTCATCGAGCTGTTCGGCATCCCGGGGGCCGGCACCATCATGGACATCGTGGTGCTCACCTCGGTGCTGTCCTGCCTGAACTCCGGCCTCTACACGGCCAGCCGCATGCTCTTCTCACTTTCCCGCCGGGGTGACGCACCCAAGTCCTGGATGAAGATTTCCAAGCGCGGCGTGCCCGCTGCGGCTGTGCTGGCCTCCACGGTGGTCGGCTTCATCACCGTGGGACTGAACTACATCGCCCCGGACACGGTATTTCTGTTCCTGGTGAACACATCCGGTGCCATCGCCCTGTTCGTCTGGCTGGTGATCGCCGCTTCACAGCTGATCCTGCGCCGCCGCATGGGAGCGGCAGCCAAGGATCTTGAGCTGAAGATGTGGCTGTTCCCGTACCTGACCTGGCTGTCGATCGGCAGCATCGTTGCCCTCATCATCGGCATGATGATCCTGGATTCCACCCGTGAATCGCTCCTGCTGTCCATCGCCCTGGCCGCCGTCGTGGTGGGTATCGGCCTGTGGCGCTACCGCAGGGGCGGTACAGAGGCCGTCCCGGCAGGGACTGGCGCTCCGGCCGCAACGGCCGCTCCCGAGGTTGAAGGCGTCGGCGCGGGGACCGGGCCGGCGTCGTAA
- a CDS encoding YnfA family protein gives MTMLKSLLLFTLAAVAEIGGAWLIWQSVREDRAWWWAGLGVVALGIYGFVAAFQPDANFGRVLAAYGGVFIAGSLAWGVVLDGFRPDRWDVIGAAVCLAGVAVIMFAPRQG, from the coding sequence ATGACGATGCTGAAATCCTTGCTTCTTTTCACGCTGGCCGCCGTGGCAGAGATCGGCGGCGCCTGGCTGATCTGGCAGTCAGTGCGTGAGGACCGGGCCTGGTGGTGGGCGGGGCTGGGCGTGGTGGCCCTGGGGATCTACGGCTTTGTGGCCGCCTTTCAGCCCGATGCAAACTTCGGCCGCGTGCTGGCTGCCTACGGAGGGGTCTTCATCGCGGGCTCTCTGGCCTGGGGCGTGGTGCTGGATGGCTTCCGGCCGGACCGCTGGGACGTCATCGGCGCCGCAGTATGCCTGGCCGGCGTGGCCGTGATCATGTTCGCCCCGCGCCAGGGCTGA